The stretch of DNA TCAGTGGGAAGGTTGGCGGCTGGTAGTCGGGCAGTGTCGCATTCCCCTGAGTGCGACTAGATGGCCCTGGTGTCGCAGTAGGTTGGCGGACTCGCGCAGACATCTTGTTGTTGGTTGGCTGGTTTTCGAGTGGTCGGTCGACGCGAAGTGGGAAAGACGCGTGCGAAGCATCGAGGGGCGACGCGACGAGCGGAGGAACGGCCGCCGACTTTCCCGAAGGCCGGAAGGCACGTTGCACAGTTGGAACGATGCGGACTTTCTTTGCGAACTATCTTTGCGGTCTAAAATACCTGCTGTATCCATCAAGAGGCCAGAATGGAACTGTCTATGGCaactcttctccatcttcaatCCGTCCTGCACTCGCTCATCAAGACCCGAACACTCGAAAAACTCCATCCGACACCATCTCTTACTTTGTGATGAAATTCAGATAATCAGCGACAATCAATGTAACCATTGCATGCGGCGCAATGCGGACGTAATAAGTCGAGAATCCGCGGTAGAAGCGCAGCGGACCTTCTTCTCGAATGACTTTTTGGAAGCAATCAACGAATCCTTTGTATGGAAGCTTGCCATCAGGTCCGCGGGACTGCTTCTGGAGTCTGGTCTTCACGAAGTCGAACGGCAAGCTGAAGAAAGATGCGAAGAATCCGGCGATGGCAGATGCGGTCAAAGTCTGAGTCCTTGGGCCCATTGAAGAGTCCTTCAGGCGCGCTTTCGCCTCAGAGAAGAATGCCAATTGTCCAAAGTTCAGAGCCATCGCTCGCACAACAGTCGGCGACGCACCAGCCCAAAGCCGGGCCACGCCTTCATTCTTTGCGATTCTCATCAGCGCATCGCCGACACCCTTGTAATTGGCTCTTTCTGCCTTGGGCTTCAGGCCATCCGATTGCATGCGGATCAGTGCCAGGTCTGCGGGGTTTCCGACAAATGCTGCGATGCCACCAGCCGCCAGACCGGCAGCCGCACGTTCCTTGAATCCAATTGTTGTACCTTGCTCTTTTGCTCGTGTGCTCAAGGACTTCATGAAAGTGTCGAAGAATCCGAGACGGGCGGTTGTGTACACTGCTTGTCGCAGGAGGCCAGCGGACAGACCAGTATACAGGTCCATTACCTTGCCAGCAGCGATGATCTCGCGTGTGACGCTGAGCGGCGTTGGCTTGGGCCCCGTCTTCACACCTTCGCCAGCTACAATTGTCAAACGAAAGTCAGCTTGCATCTCGAGAAGATTTGCGATCACATTGAATGAAGCTTCGTGCTGGCCGCAGCACGTGGAGCTACGACTGAGGTTAAGACGCACCTAGTTGCAGTCGAACCTGCGCTTATCCATTAGCATGCAATTCTGGGCCAGGTCTCTGCGAATAAGCAGGTTCAAATCGACACGGCAACCTGCCCCATGCTTCGAGGTGCTTGAGAGGAATGCCTTGAGCTGACTTACCTTGATCATGTCGATCGGCTGGATACACGTCGTCGCGACCATGCCCGCTGCTCCACCATTGATGAAAGGTAGGGCTACTCGCATGACAGGTGAGTGCAGGAAGTCCTGCTTCGCTTTCTGTGGGTTCTCGGTGGCCTTCTGCATGGCTGCTGGAGCTTCTTCCACCGCGCCTTTGGCCGCTGTGAGAGCGCCTTCAGCTTTTCGCTTCGCTGCTTCAACGATTGAAGCCATctttgctgaagctgctTTAAAGGTATCGGTTCTTGTGGTGTTTGCTTGCTCACAAGATGTTTGCAGATGGTTGCGGGAAACACTGGTGCGTAGCTTTTCAAGCTCTGTGCTTAGGTCTCAAGTCAGTACGCGACAATAATCTAGTTTCATGACGGATGATTGTTCATGACCGAAGTCGCTTGCCGCAGTCAATGCGTTCTTCTTAGCGATGTCGACTGCGCAAGGCTCGTGAAGCGCTCCGAATGTACCCGCGAGTGACACTCACATGTTAGAGACACAGCCAAACTGCCTAGCAGCAAAGCCGAGCGCCCCGCAAACTGCCCAACACTTCTTCAGAGGTCTCTCAACACCACATAACACGCCCAATCGGTCGACACTTGAGGATTTGCGAGGGTAGCTAACTGACAAACAAGCTAGGCAATCGGTCACGTTGCCCTGATATGATGGGCTCTAGGAGGTCAATCTGTGGTTGGACTAGCGGAGGAGCAAGCTGGAGCTCCCCTTCTTCGGTCAGGCGGTAAGGTAGAGCGAGGTCAAGCAGTGGGAGCAGGACGGAAATGACATTCAGGTGTATCTGTCGTGGCATAGCTGGTACAGACGCCACCTGACCGTCGTCATGTACCTGTGTATCGATGCGGGGAACAGCTGGGTAGCCATTCACGAGGCAGAGAGGCGTGCCATGTAACGTGACCGAGCTTCTCATCCTTGAGGATGGGACATGGACGAACGCACGAACGCGTGTTTGCGAATAACAAAAGACCAACTTTACCTTCTGCCTGTGTTGTCGATGATCAAGTCGTCGTCAATAGATCGTCGCTGTATGCcacgcgaaggcgtagctCTTCGGGCCCGGATCTTTCCGCGCAACGCTGCCAACATCAATGGCAGTGATGTCGGCTTCGTATGGTGCTCGATCGGACCAATGCGCTGGCACGCATTATTCCGTGCCTATTTTCAGGCGGTGTCGAAGACTCACACGTGCAGCACCTGTGCAGACCGTCACTTCCCACCCCCGCACGCTCACGATTGGGGGCTATTCCGAGTCCTTCTCGCCAAGGCTCGGGTAAAACATTGAGCCTCACGGTTGATGCGAAGACGGACGGAGCACAGATGAAGCACGACAGCCTTGGTATCTCTGGGCTATGCTAAGGTGTTCACCTATATGTAAGTCGTATTGGTGGATGATGGCTGCGTTGGAGAAAGTGCGAACGTAGCGTTGGCATGCATGAGCATCTTCACTAGCTGAGGCAGTTTCCGACGACACCGACCTACTCTCTCTCCTCTCAAGCGCAGTGGTACGTTCGCGTCTTCACCTTTCAGGCCACGCAGTGCAATGTTGCTACAACGCTGTGTAGAGGCCTATCCGTACCGTTCGCCAGGATCATCCATTCGTCATCTCGTCATGGCAGGCGTGGGTGAAGGAATGGTGATCGATCGCAGTTGTAACCGAGTCGACCCCCAAAACCGCGGCTCAGGCTTAACGACTGTTGGGTCGAAGGTGCTGCCAGCCCTTGGTCCTGATGGACTCCGTTCTGGACAGGTTTCCGGCCATACGAACGTGGCGTCCATTAGTTCAGCGAACCTCTTTGCGCTCTTTGCATCTCAAAATGTTGGATGTGATCATTGAAAACATCACTGTTGCCTTTCATCCTCTCTTCCCCCTTCCAAGAACACGTTCCGTGCTCTCGAATGCGCGATCGAGCTTTGCGAGTGCATCGGCTTTTTGCTTGTCGGTGACAAGTCTATCCCCCAGAGGCAAACTACTCAACGCACTGCTCATGagttctgctgctcgttcTGCGGTCAATTTGGTAGAGCTCAAACGGGGTTTTTGCGCTCCTGTACTGGCAGGGTTGGGGACGGCACTTGACGAGCCAACGGTAGGCGCGTGGGCCGTCGACTGGGTCGCGCTTTCTTTTCGACGAAGTCCAATCTGTCCCTTTCCGTCTTGAAACGTCTCATACACTCCATTGTTGTTCTCGTCCAGGATCTCGCTCGGGACCGCCTCCTTCGCTCCAGCAGTGACACGGCCCCCTTCTAGACTCTTAGCTGGATGCGAGGCAGCCATCTGCTTGATGACACGGGAGTTCTCCTCGCAGCCTTCAACCGCGAAGCGGAGACACATGATAGCATGTTCTCTGATGTATGGGTTGTGCTCATCAGCCCTACAGCAGCCAACCAGAGCTTCCAAGCCACCATATTTGCGCACTTGATCTTGAACAGTCCTGTTCTTCCAAATGAGTGACGATAACACGAGCACAGTGAGCTTCTTCAAATTGCGCCACTCGAAGTCGCTGGGCTCATCTTGGTCGTGCTGCAGGTCCTGCGCGAGCGATGGCAAATTGTCTTCTGGATATGCTAGGGGCGTCTCTGATTCGAATACCGGCCCTGTACCGTTGGTCGGAGGGTGTACAGGCAACGGTGGCAGTGTCGGATCTGGTGCAGTGACATCGAATGGCCGTTCCACTGCTACGGGCGCTGGAATGGGGTGCTGTATTGCATTGGTAGCCGCTTGTGCAGTCGCCCTCGAGGCATGATGCGTGGTACCCGCGTCGACTGACATCGCCCTTTGCGGAGGATGACTTGACACTCGGCGTGGTATTTGCGGGATGACCGACCCCATCTTGGGGATGCCGCCCTCAAGCTCTCTCAGGAGCGTCACGAGCTCGCTCGCCATTTCCCACTCGCCAAGAATGCCTTTCCACACGCCTTCTTCGGTAAGCACAGCGAAGAATTCCAGATACTGATACACGCCTTCGTACATGCGTTCCATGTCCCACAAATTCAAAGGGAAGTCCTCTGGACTAGCCCGCCCAGCATGGATCTGTCCCTGCAAGAATATGAGCGCACAAGTCTGTGGAATGATGTGCTGCCGGAACTCCGTAAATATGAAATTGAGGATATGCAGATCGACCCTTGAAGGCATGTTTGGTGGAAACGATGCCCTTTCCCGCGAGGGTACCACAGCATGTGCCAACGTATGCCCAGCAGAAGGGCCGGCTTTGGTGTGATTGTTGGCGGACACCGCATGTTTGGCGGCGTCGCTTCTGGCGCGGAATATGCACGTCAAAAGTTTCATGATGACAGCTTGAGCAGGACTTATGATATCCTTCGATCGTGAACGGTCTCTGAACGCATGATATGCGTACGGCATCAGGCCGTTTTTCAGTATTGCTTCCATGATTTTTACCATGAATTTGAAGTacaactcttcttctcgcaGATCCCAAGCGGCGACAAAGATGAGCAATTCGCGAAGGAGGTTGCGCCCGTTGCTTTGCGACAGCAGTAGATGTGTTCGCACAGTGTGCATATTCATCAATGCATTGCGTTCGTCGTCGCTCAATGCCGCAGGTAGATTGGTCGGCGGAACTATGCCGCTCATAATGAGCATTGGGAGGACTTCAATCTCCGAAGGACCTAGAATGAGAGGTACGTCAGTCAGCAGCCCACGGCCGTCTTCCGTCGATCCTGGGtagtcctcttcctcttcgtcctctgcttcctggctttcttcttcttctccctcgTCGTCCCCTGCGCTTTCGTCGAACACTTCATCTGCGGGTTCTTCCTCGCCTAGTACTGCGCTTGTGTTTTGTGGTTGCGACGAATGTGCGACTGCAGAGGTGTTTGGAGACGTGCTCTGGGATGCTGGATCAATCCCAGATAGTTCGAGTGGAATGGCCTCTGCTGGCTCGCTCTTCGGAGACATTGGAGAGATGAGATGCGCATTAGACCCCGTGTCGTAGCCCTCAAGTCTTTTCATCAACTCCGCCTTGCCCGATTCCAGTATCTTCGTTCCAGCGTCAGCAGTAAAGAGCATTCGCATGTCATCGGGGACTACAGGCCGAGACTTCAGGCTCTCGTTGTCGAAAGTCAGATGTCCATCCTGGCCGTATACTGGAGGCTCAAGGGGCGCGACATCTGCATTTTCTGACCTGTACTTCTCAGCCAGCTGCTCCTCCAGCATCGCAATCTTACGTTCAACCTGCCGCGTTTGCTCAGCGACGGGTACGTCACTCCGCAGCACAGGTTGAGTCTCCGTCACCGCTATCATTTTGGCTTCGTACACGGCGAGGTCCTGGCGATACTTCGCCATGGCATCATCAAACAAGCTTTGCCAGTACTCGTGGTCCTCGTCAGACAACTCGGCCCATCGTCTTGGGAATTCCAGATGGGCTTCGGCATAATTTGGTTTGCGCTTTCGTTCCATTTGGTAATCTTCCACCTGCAGGTCTTTCAAGCGTTTCACAAACATTGCATAGCCATTGCCGTCGAATCGCTCTCGATTACGCAGCTTTTCTCTGCCTTCCAAAGCTTCTTGCGGTAATGGGTAATCTGAGAATGGAGTGTTGTCCCATAGCGGCTGTGCGCCATCTGCGCACACTTCTTCCACCCCATTGGTGCCATACGCGATCAAAAAGTCCTCACTACTGAGCGGATGTGGCGGCCTCGACGTGGGATTCGAAGGTACGTCGGTCAAGCTAGCAGAGGAGGTCTCGGGCACATCCTCGGGAGCGAGCGTCGATTCCGTGGTATTATCGAACAGAGATACCCACAGCATGAGCTTTCGCCTCTCGTTCTGTGCTACGAGATTGTTCAGGAATTGCAGGCTGGTGATAAGGAGCTTTTTGTATGCATTCACGATCCATTGCCATTTGTCCTCGTCTCCAGTGCCTGCATCGCCATCGTAGCCTCGAGCTGTCACCCGGACACAGCAATTGATCAAGCGGAATATCTCGGCATCGATGCTGAACGAAGCGGCAAGATCTTGCACACGATCTCCCACTGTCAGCACGTTCCGACTGATCGATACCAGATCATTGAGACGCTCGAGGTCCTTCCACAAGGCCGGATAGTGGGAAGCAATCAGTGCTCCACTTGTGCTTTCATAATCGACACTGCTGGGATCCCAGATGGTGAAGCTCCTCCGTTCGAGGCTCGGAATCGCCGCCTTGAGCAATGTGCAGAGGTCCTCCCAGAATTTGGCATCAAGTCCAATGGCCTCTCTTGCCATCGCATCATTGGCGGTTCTCCGCAGCATCTCTTTGCACACCTTCTTGTCCAGCATCTCCAATGTCACATCTTTCATATAGCCCGTCGACTTGAAGTGGATCGTGTACGGCGGCAGCACCAGCCGCACGAAGACGCTGTATGCCTTGGCCATGTTCGAGGCTGCATCGCGCTGACCCATCGTGCCACCGGCTGGATATTCGAGGCCGTCCCCCAAGTGCGCGTTGTTATGTCGGGTCGCTGCTGAAGGTGCCTATCACCGACATCGCTGCCGTTGTCTGTCGAGTCGTCAAGAGCCGTGGCGGTTTGGCGGAACGAGGTGCAGTCGGCGAGGTCATCACAGAGGAAAAGCAGCCGGCTCTGCAGGGGTTTCGATGCGGCCGCGCTAGTCGAGTCGGCGATCGACAGACATTGACGCCACATCCTGGCGCACACAGACACGCCTACGCAGTCGTTTGGTGGGCGCATGGTGAAGAACTTATTTGGTTTCCACGTCTCGCGAGAGCCTTCGTGAGCCCTACCAGTGTTTCGTGCGGCTCTCTAAAAGTCTGAGCATCTCAACCCCGCAAGACGCAGCATTAGAACTTCAAGTTGCTGATTTGTTTGCATAAATTTATTGGTTTGTTCGTGCTTATCTACTCGTTCCTGTCATGTTCTTCATCACGCTCGTCGTCAttgtccttcctcttccgTCCCCACCAGTCACCATTGAGCAGATCCGAGAACAGGGCGTTGCGACTCTTTCGTCGGGCGCGGTGGTGCGGTGTTGGCATAGTGCTCGAACGTGACAGAGGTGGTCGTTCTTCAGAATCCGCGATCGATGCGTCGGCCTGTGCCTTTCCCAGACTAGATCTCCTTCCTCTGGTGTGATCATCGCTTGGAGCAGTTTTCGCCGAACTGGGTCTCTGATCACAAGCGCCGTAGCGAGTATCTTCATCACCCAGCGACTCCCATATCGCCCTGACTTCCCTCAGCGTTGATGCACGATGCCTTCGGCGAGACGCATGACTGGCGCTGGACAAGTGGCCGGGTGTTTTGCTCGTGGTCGTGTGACTTCTCTGAATCGATCTGCGAATGAGCGGCGTATGCTCGCCATGCTCCGCATCTTGCTCGTCGTTCGCGAAAGCCGAATCAGCGTCACTGGACTCCGTGTCTGGATCGCCGACGAATCCCATGCCAGGCGCTATCAGTGTTTGAGGTATCTCGGCTTGATGTGGATGGTGCTCCTCGcaatcatcgtcatcttgcAGACGCCAACTAAGGGCAAGGACCCCGGCAAGCAGTAGTGCCGTTCCGAGCGCAATCAGTCCAGCAGACAGCGGAGGCAGACGGTCCATTTGTTGGAAGTAAATCAAGCCGTCCAAAATGGCAACAATATTGTAGATACAAAAAACGAAGGGGTAAAGAATGCTGGTGGAAATAAGCTTCAGGCCCAGATGCAAGTAGTAAAgctgcgacagcgacaagaagaggaaggccaGTAGAAGTAGCCAGGGCTCGAACGTCTTGAATTGGTTTTGCTTGTCGGTAATGCTCCGAACGACCAGTTCCACGGCACTTTTAGCCAACAGGAGCGCATGGGCGGAAAGCACGCCGGACACCAGGCCAAATGCCATGCCATTCACGAGTTGCACTCGCGGGGTTTCTTTCTTGTGTCCAGGTAGGTAACGTAGGAAGAAAGTCATAACCACCACAGCCAGTACGAAGACCAAGGACAGAATGAACCAGACCAGGAAGCTAGGCTTGGAGAGCAACACCAGCAATTGTTGTAGGCTATGGCTGGGCTCGGGCATTGCAGAGAAGTAGCTGATCAACACAGCTCCTGTAGCGACAAGTACAGTGCCATATACGGCCCTCCATGTCCAAGGCTCTTGTAGAAGCAGGCTAGCCAATATGCTGTTGAAAACGAGTCCGGAGGCTTGAAGCGTGCTCAagagcggcagcggcaaagCCACGATTTGTATTGTTGAGCCGATGATATTCGCGATCAAGAACAGGAACATCCCAATCTGCCATCGCCTGCGCCTGAACGGGGGCCGGCGGTCGCACTCGTTTGTCTTCTCATCCTCCAGCATGTGCGACTTGCGCTGTAACGTGAGGCCGACTGATTGAACGCATGTGGACGCCAGGCCTACGATAACGCCCATGGCAAGGGCGGCGCCCGGGTCCATGGAGAAGCCGTCGCGCATCGTCGCTCGttgcagaggcagaggtggcggtggtgtgtCTGCGGGCTCCGAAGACGGTAGACAGGCGTGTTATCGCATGGTCGTTGGCTGTCTGGGTGCAGCTGGTTCTGCAGCGCGGACACAAAGGCAGGATAGTGTCGAGAAAGCGGATGCGAAGGGCGTCGTtccgtggcagtggcagtgtgATAACAGAGAGTCGGTCAAGGGTCAAGAGATCAGGTACATGTATGTAGGTACGTGGAGGTCTGATGACGCGCTAAATGGAGCTTGGGAGGTGCACGCCGACCGCAAGCAACGTTGACAGCCACACGCACCATTGTCTAGCCCCGACCACACTCCACTGCCCACTCATCTAGCATTTGAGGCCCTTCCCGATTTCTGTGCATATTGCTGTCCCACAGCTGGTCTCTGTCGCGCCGCAGCCATGTCGCAAATACACGCCATGTCCGACGACCAGGTCAACAACGAGCTCCGCAAGATGACTGCCTTCATCCGGCAGGAGGCGCTGGAGAAGGCACGAGAAATCCACCT from Cercospora beticola chromosome 1, complete sequence encodes:
- the MIC33_1 gene encoding Putative mitochondrial 2-oxoglutarate/malate carrier protein; protein product: MASIVEAAKRKAEGALTAAKGAVEEAPAAMQKATENPQKAKQDFLHSPVMRVALPFINGGAAGMVATTCIQPIDMIKVRLQLAGEGVKTGPKPTPLSVTREIIAAGKVMDLYTGLSAGLLRQAVYTTARLGFFDTFMKSLSTRAKEQGTTIGFKERAAAGLAAGGIAAFVGNPADLALIRMQSDGLKPKAERANYKGVGDALMRIAKNEGVARLWAGASPTVVRAMALNFGQLAFFSEAKARLKDSSMGPRTQTLTASAIAGFFASFFSLPFDFVKTRLQKQSRGPDGKLPYKGFVDCFQKVIREEGPLRFYRGFSTYYVRIAPHAMVTLIVADYLNFITK